The nucleotide sequence TTTATCATTGCAATGTTAGTTGGAACAACTGCCATAGCTGCTTCAGTCGGTATTATCGCCTCCTTGTCCTTTGACTTGCAATCAATCGAAATGCCAAAGGGTGAAGCAGAAAATACAAAAATTGCCGAGTTAGAACAGACTATGGGGGATCTTGAAAACTTACCAATGCCACAAAAAATATTAGAGCTTCTTCCAGGCAATCCATTCTTGGATTTAACAGGAGCACGACCTACTTCAACGATTGCGGTAGTCATTTTCGCTGCCTTCTTGGGGATGGCCTATTTGGGGGTAAAAAGGAAAAATCCTGAACAAGGTGAAATGTTTTCCAAATTAACTGATGCGATTCATGTCGTCATCATGAGGGTTGTCACGCTGGTTTTACGTCTTACTCCATACGGGGTTCTGGCATTAATGACAAAGGTGACTGCGACCAGTGATTTAAATGCGATATGGAATTTAGGCGAATTTGTTGTTGCTTCTTATCTAGCCTTGCTTGTCATGTTCGGTATCCACTTACTTATTATTTCACTGACTGGATTAAATCCTCTCACATATATAAGAAAAATTATGCCTGTCTTGGTATTTGCCTTTTCATCCCGTTCCAGTGCTGGAACATTGCCATTGAATGTCAAAACACAACAGGAAGGCTTAGGAGTTCCAGAAGGGATTGCTAACTTTGCAGGCTCTTTTGGTATAACTATCGGACAGAATGGATGTGCAGGTATTTATCCTGCGATGCTTGCTGTAATGGTTGCACCATCTGTAGGAATTGATCCCTTATCTGTCTCTTTCATTTTGAATTTAATTGCTGTTGTCGCAATAAGTTCATTTGGTGTTGCAGGTGTAGGTGGAGGGGCTACTTTTGCCGCGCTTATTGTTTTATCTACAATGAATTTACCGGTTGGCATAGTTGGGTTGCTTATCTCTATAGAGCCGCTTATTGATATGGCACGCACAGCGGTAAATGTAAGCGGTAGCATGACAGCAGGGGTAGTGACGAGTAAAGTAACAAAACAATTAAATACATCAGTATATAAAAGCGAAATTAAAAGCGATGTTTCGTCAGCAATTTAATTAGCTTATATGGCATGTAATAATAACGGATTTTTCAAAGGTGTCAGCGTAAAAACTTTGAATAACTTGAGCAATATATATAAAACCCTATTAATATTGGAAAGTCTTTATTTACTCTACTATCGGTAGAGTTGATCCTTTTATGATAATTTATCTTATATGTAGCAAAGGAGAAAAACATGAGAAAGATTAGTAAAATGCTGGTTGCAAATAGAGGAGAAATTGCTATTCGCGTTTTTCGTGCTTGTACAGAACTTCAGATTCGTACAGTGGCCATTTACTCAAAGGAAGATTCAGGCTCTTATCACCGTTACAAAGCGGACGAGGCCTACCTTGTTGGGAAAGACAAAAAACCCATTGAGGCCTATCTTGATATTGAAAACATTATTGAGATTGCCAAACAGGCAGAAGTAGATGCCATTCACCCGGGGTATGGTTTCTTGTCAGAAAATATTGAATTTTCTAAACGCTGCGAGGAGGAAGGACTTATTTTTATTGGCCCAAAATCCCAGCATTTAGATATGTTTGGCGATAAAGTCAAAGCGAGAATTCAAGCTCAGCGGGCGGGTATACCGGTTATCCCAGGGACAGACGGTCCTGTCTCTGATCTCGAAGAAGTAGTAGCTTTCGGGAGGGAGCACGGTTTTCCGATTATGATTAAAGCAGCGCTCGGTGGCGGCGGACGCGGCATGCGGATTGTTCATAGTATTGAAGAGGTAAAAGAAGCCTATGAGAGAGCAAAGTCTGAAGCAAAAGCGGCTTTTGGCAACAGCGAAGTATATGTAGAGAAGTTTGTCCAAAACCCGAAACATATTGAAGTGCAGATCCTTGGGGATCACCAAGGGAATATTATTCATCTTTATGAACGGGATTGTTCCGTACAGCGCCGTCATCAGAAAGTGGTAGAAGTGGCGCCGTGTGTCTCGTTACCTGAGGATTTGCGAAATGAGATTTGCGAAGCAGCGGTCAAACTGATGAAAAATGTTGACTATTTAAACGCAGGGACAGTTGAATTTCTTGTTGCTGAAGGCAAGTTTTATTTCATTGAAGTAAACCCGCGTGTTCAGGTGGAACATACGATTACGGAGATGGTGACCGGTATTGATATTGTTCAGTCGCAAATCTTGATTGCAGAATACCATTCTTTACACAGCGAAATAGTGGGAATTCCGGAGCAGAAAGACATTACGATCCATGGCTATGCGATTCAATCACGCGTTACGACAGAAGATCCGCTGAATGACTTTATGCCGGATACAGGCAAAATTATGGCGTACCGCTCCGGTGGCGGCTTTGGCGTTCGCTTGGATGCAGGAAACGGTTTCCAAGGATCGATCATTACGCCTTATTATGACTCGTTGCTTGTGAAGGTGTCCACACAGGCGCTGACTTTTGAGCAGGCGGCCTCGAAGATGCTGCGGAATTTGAAGGAGTTCCGGATTCGCGGCATTAAGACAAATATTCCGTTTCTTGAGAACGTGATGCGGCATGAAAACTTTATTACAGGGAACTACGATACATCGTTTATTGATACGACGCCGGAACTATTCGTCTTTCCGAAAAGCAAAGACCGCGGAACGAAAATGCTCAATTATATCGGCAATGTGACGATCAACGGGTTTCCAGGAATTGAGAAAAAGAAAAAACCTCTTTTTGACCAGCCGCCGGTTCCGAAAGTGAGCAGTCTAGAGCCAGCTGCCGTCGGCACCAAACAAATTTTAGACGAAAGAGGCGCCGATGGTTTAGTCGATTGGGTGAAATCTCGCTCAGAAGTGCTGTTAACCGATACGACATTCCGGGACGCTCATCAGTCCTTGCTCGCTACCCGTGTGCGGACTCATGATTTGCTTCGGATTGCCGAACCAACCGCAAAGCTGCTGCCAGAGGCTTTCTCTTTGGAAATGTGGGGCGGCGCAACCTTTGATGTCTCGTACCGTTTCTTAAAAGAAGATCCGTGGAAGCGTTTGACTGCATTAAGAGAAAAAGTGCCGAATGTCTTGTTCCAAATGCTGCTTCGGGCTTCCAATGCCGTTGGGTACACCAACTATCCGGATAATGTGATCCGGGAGTTCGTGGATCAATCAGCCGCTGCCGGCATCGATGTGTACCGGATTTTTGA is from Bacillus sp. PK3_68 and encodes:
- a CDS encoding L-cystine transporter yields the protein MTTFQTILNILIILVFFSVLFYMQKKFVSFSKRVFLGLGVGIVFGLALQFIYGPESEVVTQSIAWFNLAGNGYIKLLQMVVMPLVFVSILSAFTKAKITNDFGKIGGFIIAMLVGTTAIAASVGIIASLSFDLQSIEMPKGEAENTKIAELEQTMGDLENLPMPQKILELLPGNPFLDLTGARPTSTIAVVIFAAFLGMAYLGVKRKNPEQGEMFSKLTDAIHVVIMRVVTLVLRLTPYGVLALMTKVTATSDLNAIWNLGEFVVASYLALLVMFGIHLLIISLTGLNPLTYIRKIMPVLVFAFSSRSSAGTLPLNVKTQQEGLGVPEGIANFAGSFGITIGQNGCAGIYPAMLAVMVAPSVGIDPLSVSFILNLIAVVAISSFGVAGVGGGATFAALIVLSTMNLPVGIVGLLISIEPLIDMARTAVNVSGSMTAGVVTSKVTKQLNTSVYKSEIKSDVSSAI
- the pyc gene encoding pyruvate carboxylase, which gives rise to MRKISKMLVANRGEIAIRVFRACTELQIRTVAIYSKEDSGSYHRYKADEAYLVGKDKKPIEAYLDIENIIEIAKQAEVDAIHPGYGFLSENIEFSKRCEEEGLIFIGPKSQHLDMFGDKVKARIQAQRAGIPVIPGTDGPVSDLEEVVAFGREHGFPIMIKAALGGGGRGMRIVHSIEEVKEAYERAKSEAKAAFGNSEVYVEKFVQNPKHIEVQILGDHQGNIIHLYERDCSVQRRHQKVVEVAPCVSLPEDLRNEICEAAVKLMKNVDYLNAGTVEFLVAEGKFYFIEVNPRVQVEHTITEMVTGIDIVQSQILIAEYHSLHSEIVGIPEQKDITIHGYAIQSRVTTEDPLNDFMPDTGKIMAYRSGGGFGVRLDAGNGFQGSIITPYYDSLLVKVSTQALTFEQAASKMLRNLKEFRIRGIKTNIPFLENVMRHENFITGNYDTSFIDTTPELFVFPKSKDRGTKMLNYIGNVTINGFPGIEKKKKPLFDQPPVPKVSSLEPAAVGTKQILDERGADGLVDWVKSRSEVLLTDTTFRDAHQSLLATRVRTHDLLRIAEPTAKLLPEAFSLEMWGGATFDVSYRFLKEDPWKRLTALREKVPNVLFQMLLRASNAVGYTNYPDNVIREFVDQSAAAGIDVYRIFDSLNWIKGMETAIDAVRQTGKIAEASICYTGDIDDPARPKYNIQYYKDMAKELKQQGAHILGIKDMAGLLKPQSAYRLISELKATVDLPIHLHTHDTSGNGIYMYAKAIEAGVDIVDVAVSSMGGLTSQPSANALCYALKGTEREPSVRVEAMEQLSRYWEGIRHYYQDFESGMKAPHTEIYEHEMPGGQYSNLQQQAKAVGLGERWEEVKDMYSRVNLMFGDIVKVTPSSKVVGDMALFMVQNDLTEEEVLERGDKIDFPDSVIELFEGYLGQPYGGFPKQLQKVILKGKEPLTVRPGELLKDVDFQALREELQQELKGEVTEQDIIAYALYPKVFTDYMKTIDQFGDVSVLDTPTFLYGMRLGEEIEIEIETGKTLIVKLVSIGQAQTDGTRVVYFELNGQPREVVIKDESIKSSVASKIKADPKNESHLAATMPGTVIKVLVEKGEKVVQGDHLMITEAMKMETTVQAPFSGTVANIYVQNGEAILTGDLLVEMEKQKKKPVNQPSASKVMSTT